A single uncultured Acetobacterium sp. DNA region contains:
- a CDS encoding InlB B-repeat-containing protein produces MRFLKNLALFLSLILVLNTILPQALVFAQETNISENVTTAVATVSVAVVSGGNGTVAGGGNYTSGTIATITATPNTGYLFSKWTDANGNTVSTEASYLFTVSNNVTYKANFVKSVQVTNRMNPIFGSMEISGENGQTGSGAYPMGSTIIVTVTPAPGFTVAYIEAGFNNGTYYQYAYNTSTATFVVNDDVDLLVSVNNISYQITVESSNTALGTVANTSGTYSYGQNVSLSAYPAPGYTCISYSFTWGNDSIWYQYSGPISVPITQSGTYQLFFQPQTYTLTVTSDGNGNVTGGGAFEYGSTHVITATPNPGYQFSKWTDANGNTVSTAANYQMTVSGNANYTANFTMTAANIQVSGSPSAGGTVTGNGLYNLGSAVTLTATPATGYQFKQWINAATQAVVSNSSSYTFSASTSTAGQYTAIFTPQTYTISTATNPPQAGTAVVTSAATVAYGDTATVLATPGAGYTFAKWVDSDTGQTVSTMASYSFNPVKNTRLIANFTQSKYTLSLTANPSAGGTVSSNTTNNLIYGQTVAIQATPADGYVFNGWVDPSGNSISTNASYNLAITGNMSLTANFSAIEYPVAVTVSPDGGGTATGGGSFVNGAQVTLSATPGANYNFVRWTQAGSNLAVSTNPQYTFTASAATQGNYTAVFALKTFSVNFKLDAQAAVANQVTITPTSGIFSYGSVVAVNAAIPIANPTIHFLGWYENGRLVSKTQAFNYTVTQNANLSAVFVTDYGAIIYYGDPIAAQKSKVVIAPMNTTKTITAATSSFYDFAYWTDTAGNQYPQTTLDATVGPDWVESYVAHYIPKTFTVAVAGQTPGGTATTSLNSIQYGQEVTVTATPDTGYAFLNWTDSVTGTVLSTDASWTFEPSQNTSLQANFSQIVYTVGLNADPDGGGTVAWGDYPNAGPYYGTVITAIATPAQNYVFDGWINAQGICVSTDNSYDYTVIGNDTLTGQFHVSQNTITAIAEPANMGTVTGGGTFAYKTQQTLSAIPNTGFEFVNWTNNLDDTVVTTPEMVVNVSEDIMYTANFDVLKCPVTLSVIDPARSTYGTVELDVYQNGVLAPSGTIPNYGDKVVLTATTNPAVTNVIFKDYLDGAGALLSYNSVYTIDAMTQPMAIQYDFVQEYTVTVPVSAKWTDNYQRNLLPGVVPQVTQFPNQQVSGNFKDTITLNYGTVDANLVFDGWYTDEETPVLVSSEPSFSYQLLDSTPLVAKLHLKDIGIMVENAYVPNQAISGVDLNGGEVSGSGYRNVGESFNISSTVDTNYSFENWTQGGTTLSKKASFDYPVTGQPGIDATPIQANYSPNACYLTLNANPKGSGQAAPSGYYPYGTLVTISQGNQAGYVFSHFEDGNGNTLTSMTPNSKAGTLTLYMTGDTTVVAVYKESAGSEAKKIVEIIAAAATAAAIAAGIAAAIYFGGDELLADAALDTAEVALEDLGELAGGVVDHNPPDPDPDPDNPDDQTDILITATASPADAGTAIGGETYRVGEMAVLKATANPGWVFDSWTSEGAVVIDDPEAKSISFLVDEADEGSVLTAHFNQEFTITTSATPEIGGTVTPTKKVVSGETAIVTATPNEGYLFDGWYENEVQVSTEESYTLEAVATDHNLTAQFEAGFDVTLTADPVAMDTLVTFTGAGLSKTGEHTITATLLNTEVENYVFNGWYVNLTDLAPVSTEESYTFALTADTSYIASYSEQYTIITSATPEAGGTVTPTQQVTIGNDATVTATPNEGYVFDGWYEGEAQVSEDESYTLTAVAADHNLTAQFELGANVTLTADPTTMDTLVTFTGDGLAQTGEHTITATLDDADTDNYIFKGWFSALTDDVPASTSETYTFDLTADTSYIASYEENAFTVTAESEDAAQGTVTQTGTSPYKLSDSVTVSATSLKGYSFTNWTDENNAVVSQTADYTFDVTENTTVTANFEAEPSVTILVQCDYVEGGTVTSDDKDIPETGLVATNGESVTLKAEEKKDYEFEGWYENGKEVEKKDTYTFTAEKDRTLVAAFSHKGIMALAFPDPLEGGRVYKVYQTSETKDEFYMNAVPFNGYEFVGWYDIAGIKVCDTPEYDFVAYYSRVLFAKFKLEQFAVNVSITPDGGGTVSGAGTTDYGKAVTLTATPEAGYIFTGFMDATGNLLSSDAVYTFTLRAETDLTASFSPQTYTMTTTVNDPALGSVSNSGPDGVYPAGTAVSLQASPASGSQFVGWFENGQCVSQEPNYTFTATADRNLEADFSNEEFVLTLMADPVTGGTLSGEGGYNPTSDADQASISAVAFPGYSFTAWLDADTGEQVSTLSSDAITLTKDTNLTAVFTPNVYQVDVTVDDGGTATGAGYYNFGDTVNLSASANSGYTFAGWMMTDAQGTQSCISTDLDYTFTLNEDWINLAPITISATFKNTKGALIIPLAEEYLRGNIARGYHLDTIVGNQTTVEAIPGYGYEFTNWTDLKGNVISSDAVYTFTVTGDTVLIAHFKSNATVKLSVTEQSVLQGKAILVGDVIAGEKTVESGQYVMVYAVAYPGYQFLHWVNQNGLKVSNARSYLFRISEDTTLTAVFEKTTHDISANVDPKGAGYVTGQNTYAYGDTATLTAVPTQSGYIFGYWSDENGRIKGAISPVFKTTVNGSKTYTAHFVQGKYSITAKAVPEQGGTVSGGGSFGQEEAVTLTVTPNSGYQFDGWFVAGTSVSTDTSWSFDATESLAAEAHFSVIPLSDIKGPGNPHPGLPHRSTNR; encoded by the coding sequence ATGAGATTTTTAAAAAACCTGGCACTATTTCTTTCATTGATATTGGTATTAAATACCATATTGCCCCAAGCATTGGTTTTTGCCCAAGAGACAAATATTTCTGAAAATGTCACAACCGCAGTAGCTACTGTCAGTGTGGCGGTGGTCAGCGGTGGCAATGGGACAGTAGCCGGCGGAGGAAACTATACATCCGGCACAATAGCAACGATCACAGCCACCCCTAACACCGGTTATTTGTTTAGCAAATGGACTGATGCAAACGGCAATACGGTTAGCACTGAGGCAAGCTATCTTTTCACAGTGTCTAATAATGTTACTTATAAGGCAAATTTCGTCAAATCGGTACAGGTAACCAATAGAATGAACCCGATCTTTGGAAGTATGGAAATCAGCGGCGAAAATGGTCAAACCGGTAGTGGCGCCTACCCGATGGGTTCAACGATTATCGTGACGGTTACGCCAGCCCCGGGTTTTACGGTGGCATATATAGAGGCTGGGTTTAATAACGGGACGTACTATCAATATGCTTACAATACATCAACCGCAACCTTTGTTGTAAATGATGATGTCGATTTGTTGGTTTCAGTTAATAATATCTCTTATCAGATCACGGTGGAAAGTTCCAACACTGCATTAGGAACGGTGGCTAATACGTCAGGAACTTATTCTTATGGCCAAAATGTTAGTTTAAGTGCTTATCCGGCCCCGGGTTATACCTGCATCAGCTATAGTTTTACATGGGGAAATGATTCTATTTGGTATCAATATTCAGGACCGATCAGCGTACCCATTACACAATCGGGAACATACCAATTGTTTTTTCAGCCGCAAACCTATACACTGACGGTCACCAGTGATGGCAATGGCAACGTCACCGGTGGTGGAGCATTTGAATATGGCTCGACGCATGTCATCACAGCCACGCCCAATCCTGGTTATCAGTTCAGCAAGTGGACCGATGCCAACGGCAATACCGTGAGCACCGCAGCAAACTATCAAATGACGGTTAGCGGTAATGCGAACTACACCGCGAACTTTACGATGACGGCGGCAAATATACAGGTTTCCGGAAGTCCGTCAGCAGGTGGGACCGTAACCGGGAATGGTCTTTACAATCTGGGTTCGGCGGTCACTCTGACAGCCACTCCGGCAACTGGTTATCAATTTAAACAGTGGATCAATGCGGCCACTCAGGCCGTAGTCAGCAACAGCAGCAGTTATACATTTTCCGCCAGTACGTCAACGGCTGGTCAGTATACGGCGATCTTTACCCCGCAAACCTATACCATTTCGACAGCAACCAACCCGCCGCAAGCGGGAACAGCTGTGGTCACTTCGGCCGCGACCGTGGCTTATGGCGATACAGCAACGGTTTTGGCTACACCAGGAGCTGGCTATACATTTGCAAAATGGGTGGACAGCGACACCGGCCAAACGGTAAGCACCATGGCATCTTATTCCTTTAATCCGGTTAAAAACACCCGGTTGATTGCAAACTTTACCCAAAGCAAATACACATTGAGTTTAACAGCAAATCCATCCGCCGGCGGAACGGTCAGCAGCAACACGACGAACAATCTGATTTACGGTCAGACGGTAGCCATTCAGGCCACTCCAGCAGACGGTTATGTTTTTAATGGCTGGGTCGATCCTTCCGGCAACAGCATTTCAACCAATGCCAGTTATAATCTTGCCATCACCGGGAACATGTCACTCACCGCCAATTTCTCGGCGATTGAGTATCCGGTCGCAGTAACGGTCTCACCGGATGGCGGCGGCACTGCCACGGGCGGCGGATCTTTTGTTAATGGTGCCCAAGTCACCTTGTCAGCCACACCCGGAGCAAATTATAATTTTGTCAGATGGACACAGGCCGGATCAAATTTGGCAGTGAGTACCAATCCCCAATATACCTTTACGGCCAGCGCGGCAACCCAGGGAAATTACACGGCGGTCTTTGCTTTAAAGACATTTTCGGTGAACTTCAAACTGGATGCTCAGGCAGCCGTAGCAAACCAGGTGACCATTACTCCGACAAGCGGAATTTTTAGTTATGGGTCGGTTGTGGCCGTTAATGCCGCAATCCCGATTGCTAATCCGACCATTCATTTTCTGGGTTGGTATGAAAACGGACGGTTAGTCAGCAAAACGCAGGCATTTAACTATACGGTGACTCAAAATGCCAATCTTTCAGCAGTTTTTGTTACTGATTACGGTGCCATCATCTATTATGGCGATCCCATTGCTGCTCAAAAGTCAAAGGTTGTCATTGCACCGATGAATACGACAAAAACGATTACCGCAGCAACATCGTCGTTTTATGATTTTGCCTATTGGACAGATACCGCCGGCAACCAATATCCCCAAACAACCCTCGATGCCACCGTTGGACCAGATTGGGTTGAGAGTTATGTGGCCCATTATATACCTAAAACATTTACGGTTGCAGTCGCTGGTCAAACTCCGGGCGGAACCGCAACCACCTCGTTGAATTCGATTCAATACGGCCAGGAGGTAACGGTGACAGCTACCCCCGACACTGGATATGCATTTTTAAACTGGACGGATTCTGTAACCGGTACAGTCTTAAGTACCGATGCCAGTTGGACCTTTGAACCCTCTCAAAACACATCGCTGCAGGCTAATTTCAGTCAAATCGTTTATACCGTGGGTTTAAACGCTGATCCGGACGGTGGGGGAACGGTAGCCTGGGGTGATTATCCAAACGCAGGTCCTTATTATGGAACCGTTATTACTGCTATCGCTACGCCGGCACAGAATTATGTGTTTGATGGCTGGATTAATGCCCAGGGTATCTGCGTTTCCACCGACAACTCATATGATTATACTGTCATCGGAAATGACACCTTAACGGGACAGTTTCACGTCAGTCAGAACACCATTACGGCGATCGCCGAACCCGCTAATATGGGGACAGTTACCGGCGGGGGTACGTTTGCGTATAAAACTCAGCAGACCTTATCGGCGATCCCTAATACCGGTTTTGAATTTGTTAATTGGACAAACAATTTGGATGACACTGTCGTAACGACGCCTGAAATGGTGGTGAATGTATCGGAAGATATCATGTATACGGCAAACTTTGATGTACTGAAATGCCCGGTCACTTTAAGTGTTATCGATCCCGCTCGTTCTACCTATGGTACGGTAGAATTGGATGTCTATCAGAATGGGGTACTGGCACCAAGTGGTACCATCCCCAATTATGGGGATAAGGTGGTGCTGACAGCAACCACCAATCCCGCTGTGACGAATGTGATTTTCAAAGACTACCTCGATGGTGCCGGAGCCCTGCTTTCCTACAATTCGGTTTACACCATCGATGCCATGACTCAGCCGATGGCAATTCAGTATGATTTTGTTCAGGAATATACCGTGACTGTCCCTGTTTCGGCCAAGTGGACCGATAATTATCAACGGAACCTGCTGCCCGGGGTTGTTCCCCAGGTCACTCAATTTCCCAATCAGCAGGTAAGTGGGAATTTTAAGGATACCATTACTCTTAACTATGGAACAGTAGATGCCAATCTTGTTTTTGATGGCTGGTATACCGATGAGGAAACACCGGTTTTAGTCAGCAGTGAACCGTCCTTCAGCTATCAGCTGCTGGACAGCACCCCGCTGGTGGCCAAGCTGCATTTAAAGGACATTGGAATCATGGTAGAAAATGCCTATGTTCCGAATCAAGCCATTTCTGGAGTGGACTTAAACGGCGGTGAGGTATCCGGCAGCGGTTATCGAAATGTGGGGGAATCCTTTAATATCAGCAGCACCGTGGATACTAATTACAGTTTTGAAAATTGGACTCAGGGTGGTACCACCCTGAGTAAAAAGGCCAGCTTTGACTATCCGGTAACCGGACAACCAGGCATTGATGCAACCCCGATTCAGGCCAACTATTCACCGAATGCCTGCTACCTGACCTTGAATGCCAATCCAAAAGGCAGCGGGCAGGCAGCTCCATCGGGATATTATCCCTATGGAACCCTGGTGACCATCTCCCAGGGAAATCAGGCTGGGTATGTGTTTTCCCATTTTGAAGACGGTAACGGCAACACCTTGACGAGTATGACTCCAAACAGTAAAGCTGGCACACTAACTCTTTATATGACTGGTGATACAACCGTGGTGGCGGTTTATAAAGAAAGTGCCGGCAGTGAGGCCAAAAAGATCGTCGAAATCATCGCCGCTGCTGCTACGGCCGCCGCCATTGCCGCCGGTATTGCTGCGGCCATCTATTTTGGCGGCGATGAGCTGTTGGCTGATGCCGCATTGGACACCGCCGAGGTAGCTTTAGAGGATTTGGGCGAATTGGCTGGCGGTGTTGTTGATCATAATCCGCCAGATCCCGACCCGGATCCTGACAATCCCGATGATCAAACGGATATCCTGATTACCGCCACCGCTTCGCCGGCAGATGCCGGAACGGCAATTGGCGGCGAAACGTATCGGGTCGGTGAAATGGCCGTCTTAAAAGCCACCGCTAATCCGGGCTGGGTTTTTGATAGCTGGACCAGTGAGGGTGCCGTGGTGATTGATGATCCGGAGGCAAAGAGCATTTCATTTCTGGTTGATGAAGCCGATGAAGGTTCCGTTTTAACCGCTCACTTCAATCAGGAATTTACGATTACTACCAGCGCTACCCCGGAAATTGGGGGAACCGTTACACCCACAAAAAAAGTTGTCAGTGGTGAAACCGCCATTGTGACGGCCACGCCTAATGAAGGTTATCTTTTTGACGGCTGGTACGAAAATGAAGTTCAGGTTTCTACGGAGGAATCCTATACCCTTGAAGCGGTGGCGACTGATCACAATCTCACCGCCCAATTTGAAGCGGGCTTTGATGTAACCCTGACTGCTGATCCAGTGGCGATGGATACCTTGGTGACCTTTACCGGAGCGGGTTTGTCTAAAACCGGAGAACATACCATCACCGCGACCTTATTAAATACCGAAGTCGAAAATTATGTCTTTAATGGCTGGTATGTCAATCTGACCGACCTGGCACCGGTGTCAACCGAAGAAAGCTACACCTTCGCCTTAACCGCAGACACCAGTTACATTGCCAGTTATAGTGAACAATACACCATTATTACCAGTGCCACCCCGGAAGCGGGCGGAACGGTTACCCCGACGCAGCAGGTCACGATCGGCAATGACGCCACCGTCACAGCAACGCCAAATGAAGGCTATGTTTTTGACGGCTGGTATGAAGGTGAAGCCCAGGTTTCCGAAGACGAATCCTATACACTGACGGCGGTGGCGGCTGATCACAATCTGACTGCTCAGTTTGAGTTGGGAGCCAATGTAACCCTCACTGCAGATCCAACCACAATGGATACGCTGGTAACCTTTACCGGAGATGGCTTAGCCCAAACCGGAGAACATACCATCACCGCGACCCTGGATGATGCAGATACCGATAATTATATTTTTAAAGGCTGGTTCAGCGCATTGACGGACGATGTGCCGGCTTCGACTTCAGAGACGTATACTTTTGACTTGACGGCAGATACCAGCTACATTGCCAGTTATGAAGAAAATGCCTTTACCGTGACAGCAGAATCCGAAGATGCTGCCCAGGGAACGGTCACTCAAACCGGAACAAGCCCCTATAAACTATCAGACTCAGTAACGGTCAGTGCGACCTCGCTAAAAGGATATTCCTTTACCAACTGGACCGATGAAAATAATGCGGTTGTTTCGCAAACTGCAGATTATACCTTTGATGTCACCGAAAATACAACCGTAACCGCTAATTTTGAGGCCGAACCGTCGGTCACAATTCTAGTCCAATGCGACTATGTTGAGGGGGGAACGGTGACCTCTGACGATAAAGACATACCTGAAACTGGATTGGTCGCAACAAATGGCGAGTCAGTTACTTTAAAAGCTGAAGAGAAGAAGGACTACGAATTTGAAGGCTGGTATGAAAATGGAAAGGAAGTTGAGAAGAAAGATACCTATACGTTTACGGCCGAAAAAGACCGGACCTTGGTTGCTGCTTTTTCTCATAAAGGGATCATGGCATTGGCCTTCCCGGATCCCCTTGAAGGTGGACGGGTTTATAAGGTTTACCAGACATCCGAAACAAAAGATGAATTTTACATGAATGCGGTGCCCTTTAACGGCTATGAATTCGTGGGATGGTACGATATTGCTGGAATAAAGGTCTGTGATACCCCGGAATATGATTTTGTAGCCTATTATTCACGGGTGCTTTTTGCCAAATTCAAGCTCGAACAATTTGCTGTCAATGTCAGTATTACACCTGATGGCGGGGGCACCGTTTCAGGAGCTGGAACCACTGATTACGGAAAGGCAGTCACCTTAACGGCAACCCCGGAAGCGGGCTATATCTTTACCGGCTTTATGGATGCAACCGGAAATCTGTTGAGTTCCGATGCCGTTTATACCTTTACCTTAAGAGCAGAAACAGACCTGACCGCCAGTTTCTCCCCACAAACCTATACGATGACCACCACGGTCAATGATCCGGCCTTAGGGAGTGTTTCCAATAGCGGTCCGGATGGGGTTTATCCAGCTGGTACAGCGGTTTCACTGCAGGCTTCACCCGCAAGCGGTTCGCAATTTGTGGGCTGGTTTGAAAACGGCCAATGTGTGAGTCAGGAACCCAACTATACCTTCACAGCCACCGCCGACCGCAATCTGGAAGCTGATTTCAGTAACGAAGAATTTGTTTTGACTTTAATGGCTGACCCGGTTACCGGCGGAACGCTTTCCGGCGAAGGCGGCTATAATCCGACTTCGGATGCCGATCAGGCCAGTATTTCAGCAGTGGCCTTTCCCGGCTATTCCTTTACGGCCTGGCTGGATGCAGACACCGGAGAACAGGTCTCAACGTTGAGCAGTGATGCCATTACCCTGACAAAAGACACCAATCTTACCGCAGTTTTTACACCCAATGTCTATCAGGTGGATGTAACCGTTGATGATGGCGGAACTGCAACCGGGGCTGGTTATTACAATTTCGGCGACACCGTCAATTTATCGGCCAGTGCCAATAGTGGATATACTTTTGCCGGGTGGATGATGACCGATGCTCAGGGAACGCAGTCCTGTATTTCGACAGACTTGGATTATACCTTTACCTTAAATGAAGACTGGATTAATCTGGCGCCCATCACGATTTCCGCAACCTTTAAAAATACGAAAGGGGCACTGATTATTCCTTTGGCCGAAGAGTATCTGCGTGGCAATATCGCCAGAGGCTATCATCTGGATACCATTGTTGGGAATCAGACAACCGTAGAAGCCATCCCCGGTTATGGCTATGAATTTACCAACTGGACGGATTTGAAAGGGAATGTTATCAGTTCAGATGCGGTCTATACCTTTACCGTTACCGGAGATACTGTTCTGATCGCGCATTTCAAATCAAACGCAACAGTAAAACTCTCTGTCACTGAACAATCGGTGTTACAAGGCAAAGCAATTCTGGTTGGCGATGTGATTGCCGGTGAAAAGACCGTCGAATCTGGCCAATATGTAATGGTTTATGCAGTGGCATACCCTGGTTACCAATTCCTTCACTGGGTCAATCAGAACGGATTGAAAGTTTCCAATGCCAGAAGTTATCTTTTTAGAATATCTGAAGATACGACTTTAACCGCGGTGTTTGAAAAAACCACCCATGACATTAGTGCTAATGTGGATCCAAAAGGTGCTGGTTATGTTACGGGTCAGAACACCTACGCCTATGGGGATACGGCCACCCTAACAGCCGTGCCGACTCAGTCTGGTTATATCTTTGGCTACTGGTCCGATGAAAATGGCCGGATTAAAGGAGCGATCTCACCGGTCTTTAAGACGACGGTTAATGGCAGTAAAACCTATACGGCTCATTTTGTTCAGGGAAAATACAGCATTACTGCCAAAGCTGTTCCTGAACAAGGTGGGACAGTATCCGGAGGCGGATCATTCGGGCAGGAAGAAGCCGTCACCTTAACCGTGACTCCTAATAGCGGGTACCAGTTTGACGGCTGGTTTGTGGCGGGTACCAGTGTCAGCACCGACACCAGCTGGTCCTTTGATGCGACCGAATCGTTGGCTGCAGAAGCTCACTTTTCGGTGATTCCACTGTCAGACATCAAGGGACCCGGTAATCCTCATCCCGGACTTCCGCACCGAAGTACAAATAGGTAA
- a CDS encoding helix-turn-helix domain-containing protein, which translates to MNSNQNKLIVSPKQPYFVMATSRYYKAVVMNYGISHFYCFNNDVIGNSVIAVPDGCIDMLFCCDDKKPYASVCGTVLHPKIVKNERNYYFGIRFLPGLSLNLKNAAMSDFIENEIPFLEVIQDKELFDKITGSRDFNYQIQEFMKMYMKFYQKAQTTDKFLDLKNFMLKKINETAGQIKISELAEQAGYTVRYINKIFSEEFGLPPKIFCKLMRFQHLLSNLNEFDKNSFDANLAQLSIELGYYDQSHMIRDFYELTNTTPGKYIYSLKEKEYNKRLIVI; encoded by the coding sequence ATGAACTCAAATCAAAACAAACTAATTGTCAGTCCCAAACAACCTTATTTTGTGATGGCGACCTCCCGTTATTATAAGGCAGTGGTAATGAACTATGGCATTTCTCATTTTTACTGTTTTAACAATGATGTGATTGGAAATTCTGTAATTGCAGTTCCTGACGGATGTATCGATATGCTCTTCTGTTGTGACGATAAAAAACCATATGCAAGTGTATGTGGAACGGTTTTGCACCCGAAAATTGTCAAAAATGAACGCAATTATTATTTTGGAATCCGATTTTTACCAGGTCTGTCCTTAAATCTAAAAAATGCAGCAATGTCAGATTTCATCGAAAATGAAATTCCGTTTCTGGAAGTGATCCAAGATAAAGAGCTATTCGATAAAATTACGGGGAGCAGAGATTTTAACTATCAGATTCAGGAATTCATGAAGATGTATATGAAGTTCTACCAGAAAGCCCAAACAACAGATAAGTTTCTTGATTTAAAAAACTTTATGCTAAAAAAAATAAATGAGACCGCTGGACAGATTAAAATAAGTGAATTGGCCGAACAGGCTGGTTATACGGTTCGATATATTAATAAAATATTTTCAGAAGAATTTGGGTTGCCGCCAAAAATATTTTGCAAACTCATGCGTTTTCAACATTTGCTGAGTAATTTAAATGAGTTTGACAAAAACAGCTTTGATGCCAATCTGGCACAGCTTTCCATTGAATTGGGTTATTATGATCAATCTCACATGATCCGAGATTTTTATGAACTGACGAATACAACGCCCGGCAAATATATTTATTCGTTAAAAGAAAAAGAGTACAACAAACGATTAATTGTTATATAG
- a CDS encoding Rid family hydrolase, whose product MDLLRTNYSSGAPLEEKAGYSRMVKVGPFIYLGGTTSVLPDGSVYGEDDPYAQTKYVLEKHVDLLEKAGAKKEDVIRIKIYTTDMKYGPEIAKAYTEIFKPIKPLFTMVGTTMLNRPTQLVEIETDAVIGTTLVAD is encoded by the coding sequence ATGGATTTATTACGAACAAATTATTCATCCGGCGCACCGTTGGAAGAAAAGGCTGGCTATTCCCGAATGGTTAAAGTCGGACCGTTTATTTATCTTGGGGGGACCACCTCGGTTTTGCCGGATGGCTCCGTTTATGGCGAAGATGATCCCTATGCCCAAACAAAGTATGTGCTAGAAAAACATGTCGATTTGCTTGAAAAAGCTGGTGCCAAAAAAGAAGACGTCATCCGGATAAAAATCTACACGACAGATATGAAATATGGGCCAGAGATTGCCAAAGCCTATACTGAGATTTTCAAACCGATAAAACCGTTGTTTACCATGGTGGGAACAACGATGCTCAATCGGCCCACCCAATTGGTAGAAATTGAAACAGACGCAGTGATCGGAACGACTTTAGTAGCAGATTAA
- a CDS encoding FAD-binding oxidoreductase, whose protein sequence is MKNNADVIIIGSGVIGNAAAYYLAKKGCSVIVLEKSESIGDGGSSRNGGGVRQSGRDKRELPLAMYGIKNIWPTLSEELEMDVEYYQEGNLRLGKTDAHLNVLTGLTKNAVDCGLDVKMITGDEARAICPYLSEEVTGASWCPTDGHANPLLTTLAYYRKARQLGVQFITGEGVVEIRKIRGKARQVVTENGVYEGETIILAAGYESRELASQLGIDIPMTQALLEVLVTEAQPPMFYQMLGTAAADFYGHQSTHGSFVFGGSSGFEGVNKDNGTPTTSSITAPCICRGIMKYFPILEDAKIVRTWAGWMDVCADMVPVISPVEEVPGLILAAAFSGHGFGISPTVGMLLAEMATAGKTTLDLSAFRYDRFKAKI, encoded by the coding sequence ATGAAAAATAATGCAGACGTAATTATTATTGGCAGCGGCGTCATTGGAAATGCTGCAGCATATTATCTTGCTAAAAAAGGCTGTTCTGTTATTGTCCTGGAAAAAAGCGAGAGTATCGGAGACGGCGGCTCATCACGAAACGGTGGCGGTGTCAGACAGTCCGGCCGGGATAAACGCGAACTCCCACTGGCAATGTATGGTATTAAAAACATCTGGCCAACCTTATCCGAAGAACTGGAAATGGATGTGGAGTATTATCAGGAAGGCAATTTGCGTTTAGGAAAAACAGATGCCCATCTCAATGTCCTGACTGGTCTGACCAAAAATGCCGTTGATTGTGGTTTAGACGTAAAAATGATTACTGGGGATGAAGCGCGCGCGATCTGTCCCTATCTTTCCGAAGAGGTAACCGGTGCCAGTTGGTGTCCCACCGACGGTCATGCCAATCCCTTATTAACGACCCTGGCTTATTATCGCAAAGCCCGTCAATTGGGGGTCCAATTCATTACCGGTGAGGGCGTGGTTGAAATCCGCAAGATCCGTGGAAAAGCAAGACAGGTCGTCACCGAGAATGGTGTTTATGAAGGCGAAACCATTATCCTCGCCGCTGGCTATGAAAGCCGGGAACTGGCCTCACAACTGGGAATTGATATTCCGATGACCCAGGCACTGCTGGAAGTACTGGTAACCGAAGCGCAGCCACCGATGTTTTATCAGATGCTGGGAACCGCGGCCGCTGACTTTTACGGACACCAGAGTACCCATGGCTCGTTCGTATTTGGCGGATCATCAGGGTTTGAAGGCGTGAATAAAGATAATGGTACCCCAACGACCTCAAGTATTACGGCGCCTTGTATCTGTCGCGGGATTATGAAATACTTCCCGATTCTGGAGGATGCCAAGATTGTCAGAACCTGGGCCGGCTGGATGGATGTCTGTGCCGACATGGTACCGGTGATCAGTCCGGTGGAAGAGGTGCCGGGACTCATTCTGGCAGCGGCCTTCTCTGGTCACGGCTTTGGGATCTCACCAACTGTCGGGATGCTTTTGGCGGAAATGGCTACCGCGGGAAAAACAACCCTGGATCTGAGTGCCTTCCGATATGACCGATTTAAAGCGAAGATTTAA
- a CDS encoding (2Fe-2S)-binding protein — protein MSKINDRSRDIGDYIPGADDEMIICRCEEITKGEIRRAVHDGMFTITEIRRYLRTSMGLCQGQTCGRLIKGIVARELGVSPLDLEPAMSRAPMRPIEMKVLANER, from the coding sequence ATGAGCAAAATCAATGATCGATCACGTGATATTGGTGATTATATTCCTGGCGCAGATGATGAAATGATCATTTGCCGATGTGAGGAAATCACAAAAGGCGAAATAAGAAGAGCGGTTCATGACGGAATGTTTACCATTACTGAAATCAGACGTTACCTGAGAACCAGTATGGGCCTATGTCAGGGTCAAACCTGCGGACGTCTGATCAAGGGAATTGTGGCCAGAGAATTGGGGGTTTCCCCATTGGATTTAGAACCAGCCATGTCTCGGGCACCGATGCGGCCCATCGAAATGAAGGTTTTAGCCAATGAACGATAG